One segment of Oscillospiraceae bacterium MB08-C2-2 DNA contains the following:
- a CDS encoding phosphopentomutase — translation MYKRIHVVVMDSVGVGALPDAREYGDADANTLGHILEETGVLLENMEKMGLSSIVAAAKGPKLPEKGYAGRLAEKSCGKDTMTGHWELMGLLTKNPFPTYPNGFDKELLDKIEAYSGRKVVCNLPYSGTKVIDDYGPEQLEKGTLIVYTSADPVLQIAAHEEIIPLEELYDICKYVRSITLEPPHLIGRIIARPYIGTPGHFARTSHRHDYAVLPHGATTMDHMKGSGHDVIAIGKINDIFSGQGVTKSIPTSDNMDGVNQLISVLAEDFNGMSFLNLVDFDAKFGHRRDTPGYGQCLLEFDRRIPEIIKGLRQDDLLLITADHGNDPTQPGTDHTREYVPLLAYSPSMQGGGHLPDGNFYDISATICENFGLPVLQGKSLLAAF, via the coding sequence ATGTATAAACGAATTCATGTGGTTGTAATGGACTCTGTAGGCGTGGGTGCCCTGCCCGATGCTCGTGAGTATGGCGATGCCGATGCCAACACCTTGGGGCATATTTTAGAAGAGACCGGTGTCTTGCTGGAAAATATGGAGAAAATGGGCCTTTCCAGCATTGTGGCGGCGGCCAAAGGCCCGAAATTGCCGGAAAAGGGGTATGCGGGCAGATTGGCCGAAAAATCTTGCGGCAAGGATACCATGACTGGCCATTGGGAGCTGATGGGGCTGCTTACAAAGAACCCTTTCCCCACCTATCCAAACGGCTTTGATAAGGAGCTGCTGGATAAAATTGAAGCCTACAGCGGCCGCAAGGTTGTGTGCAACCTGCCCTACAGCGGCACCAAGGTTATCGATGATTACGGCCCGGAGCAGCTGGAAAAGGGAACCCTGATTGTGTATACCTCCGCTGACCCGGTGCTCCAGATCGCCGCCCATGAGGAAATTATCCCCTTGGAAGAGCTCTATGATATCTGCAAATATGTGCGTTCCATCACACTGGAGCCGCCGCACCTGATTGGCCGTATCATTGCACGGCCTTATATCGGCACCCCGGGCCATTTTGCTCGCACCTCCCACCGGCACGATTATGCTGTTTTGCCCCATGGCGCAACAACGATGGATCATATGAAGGGAAGTGGCCATGATGTGATTGCCATTGGCAAAATCAACGACATTTTCAGCGGACAGGGTGTTACCAAGAGCATTCCCACCTCCGATAATATGGATGGTGTAAACCAGCTGATTTCGGTGCTGGCCGAGGATTTTAACGGCATGAGCTTTTTGAATCTGGTGGATTTTGATGCCAAATTCGGCCACAGGCGGGATACCCCCGGCTACGGGCAGTGTCTGCTGGAATTTGACCGGCGCATCCCTGAGATTATCAAGGGCCTGCGGCAGGATGATCTGCTTTTGATCACAGCGGATCATGGCAACGACCCCACCCAGCCCGGCACCGATCACACCCGGGAATATGTGCCGCTGCTGGCCTATTCCCCCTCCATGCAGGGAGGCGGACATTTGCCGGATGGTAATTTCTATGATATAAGCGCCACCATCTGCGAGAATTTCGGACTGCCGGTGTTGCAAGGGAAAAGTCTGCTTGCAGCTTTTTAG
- a CDS encoding phosphoglycerate dehydrogenase, translating into MSKNVLVTATGYSIYCQKAKQLLEQNGVNVIENPHGRPFTQEELLQVVGDIDGVVAGVDTWDETIFQKAPRLKVIARFGVGVDNIDLQSAAAHGIAVSNARGMNSGSVAEMAIALMLSCLRNVPNLNRSTREGAWERFMGRDLTGMCVGLLGFGDIARKVAKKLSGFDVKLIAYDLYPNMELAKELNTEMVSMDEVLAKADIVSMHLPSLPETQHIMNAETFAKMKPGSVFINTARGALVDESALFNALTGGRLLAAASDVYESEPAGTENPLFELDTFIATPHTAAETYATCENVGLMTAQALLDVFNGKNPENRLN; encoded by the coding sequence ATGAGCAAAAATGTTCTGGTCACTGCAACAGGTTACTCCATTTACTGCCAGAAGGCGAAACAGCTTTTGGAGCAAAACGGTGTTAACGTAATTGAAAACCCCCATGGACGCCCCTTTACCCAAGAGGAGCTGCTGCAAGTGGTCGGGGATATTGATGGAGTCGTTGCCGGCGTGGATACTTGGGATGAGACGATCTTCCAAAAGGCTCCCCGGCTGAAAGTCATCGCACGCTTTGGCGTTGGGGTGGATAACATTGATTTGCAAAGTGCTGCCGCTCACGGTATTGCGGTCAGCAATGCCCGTGGCATGAACTCCGGCTCGGTAGCAGAGATGGCCATTGCGCTTATGTTAAGCTGCCTGCGCAATGTTCCGAATCTGAACCGTTCAACCAGAGAAGGCGCATGGGAACGGTTTATGGGCCGGGATTTAACCGGCATGTGCGTGGGACTTCTGGGCTTTGGTGATATCGCCCGGAAGGTTGCCAAAAAGCTTAGTGGTTTTGATGTTAAGCTGATTGCATATGATCTGTACCCCAATATGGAGCTGGCGAAAGAGCTTAACACCGAGATGGTATCCATGGATGAAGTGCTTGCAAAGGCGGATATTGTGAGTATGCATTTGCCCAGCCTCCCGGAGACACAGCATATCATGAATGCCGAGACCTTTGCTAAAATGAAGCCGGGCTCCGTTTTCATCAATACGGCCCGGGGTGCTTTGGTGGATGAAAGTGCCCTGTTTAATGCACTCACAGGGGGCAGGCTTTTGGCGGCTGCATCTGATGTCTATGAGAGTGAGCCTGCCGGCACAGAGAATCCGCTCTTTGAGCTGGATACCTTTATCGCCACACCTCACACAGCGGCTGAGACTTATGCAACTTGTGAAAATGTGGGGCTGATGACAGCGCAGGCACTTCTGGATGTTTTTAATGGTAAAAACCCTGAAAACAGGCTCAATTAA
- a CDS encoding SDR family oxidoreductase, with amino-acid sequence MKNLQDKVAVVTGAGTGLGKAVARLFAQQGAKVVLVGNIEEPLREATASITGTDHKPSCFVADLTNPDEVAAMTAFVLEQHGAIDVLVNNAGMSKEMPLLEMPMDIWNRIMTTNLTTAVMVTKAVLPAMVEQGGGNIVNVCSAAALRGLPGSSAYSASKAALLALSMSLGDEMRSQGVRVNAICPGPIDTELFQKSERREFILQAGGDLFEPETIANGILFLASDLSAGMSSQVLTMRGFNRW; translated from the coding sequence ATGAAAAATTTGCAGGATAAGGTTGCAGTTGTTACCGGCGCAGGCACCGGTCTTGGCAAAGCGGTTGCCAGATTGTTTGCCCAGCAGGGTGCCAAGGTGGTTTTAGTAGGAAATATTGAGGAGCCGCTGCGTGAAGCGACTGCCTCTATCACAGGCACCGATCATAAACCCAGCTGCTTTGTTGCAGACCTTACAAACCCGGATGAAGTGGCCGCTATGACAGCGTTTGTGCTGGAGCAGCATGGAGCCATTGATGTTTTGGTTAACAACGCCGGAATGTCTAAGGAAATGCCTCTGCTTGAGATGCCTATGGATATTTGGAACCGTATCATGACAACCAATCTGACCACAGCCGTTATGGTAACCAAGGCGGTTTTACCGGCTATGGTGGAGCAAGGCGGGGGTAATATTGTCAATGTGTGCTCAGCGGCTGCCCTGCGTGGCCTGCCCGGAAGCTCGGCTTATTCCGCTTCTAAGGCCGCCTTATTGGCTCTGAGCATGTCACTAGGTGACGAGATGCGCAGTCAGGGCGTGCGGGTTAACGCAATCTGCCCCGGCCCTATTGATACCGAACTGTTCCAGAAATCCGAACGCCGGGAGTTTATCTTGCAGGCGGGGGGCGACCTTTTTGAGCCTGAAACCATTGCAAACGGCATTCTGTTCTTGGCAAGCGATCTTTCTGCCGGTATGAGCAGCCAGGTGCTGACCATGCGTGGCTTTAACCGTTGGTAA
- a CDS encoding YjjI family glycine radical enzyme, translated as MENQVYDIISSTHLNYRQKLNALCLQAENSIDVLSISPKFQYYYEHGALCDMNEGHAPYRPRYVMPDYQKFVRQGSEFLKLAPPKTLDELLSALQILYHYVPSITTKPVYLGNLDELIDPFLEGVDDKDAKEKLTRFLIYCDRTIANAYSHANLGPKATRAGRLLLELEQELLLEVPNFSLKYDPDITPDDFAEQAILCSLKCGNPAIANHKAHKDTYSFDYGISSCYNVLPQRGGAYTLSRVVLPRLAKLATSAEDFVENLLPDALQELGTYMNERIRFLVEDSGYFKSDFLVKEGLVDRDRFVGMFGVAGLCDCVNNLLKDQDKRYGRDKEADDLAERILQTIAKFTSEFEAVYSEVAGNRLMMHAQAGLSTDEGVTSGVRISVGGEPENLLDHFRHSARFHQYFPTGCSDIFPFDYTANRNPAALLDIVKGAFSIGDKYCAFYGADGDLVRITGYLVKKSEMEKYNSGEVVLQDNIINGSSNYKLNRLKDRKVRVV; from the coding sequence GTGGAAAACCAAGTCTATGACATTATAAGTTCCACACACCTGAATTACCGGCAAAAGCTGAATGCTCTTTGCCTCCAGGCTGAAAACAGCATCGATGTTTTGAGCATATCGCCAAAATTCCAATATTACTACGAGCATGGCGCTCTTTGCGATATGAACGAGGGGCATGCCCCTTACCGCCCCCGCTATGTCATGCCGGATTACCAGAAGTTTGTTCGGCAGGGCAGCGAGTTTTTGAAGCTGGCTCCACCCAAAACATTGGATGAGCTTCTTTCAGCCTTGCAGATTCTTTATCATTATGTTCCTTCCATCACCACCAAGCCGGTTTATCTGGGCAATCTGGATGAGCTGATTGATCCCTTTTTGGAGGGGGTTGACGACAAGGATGCCAAAGAAAAGCTCACCCGGTTTTTGATCTACTGCGACAGAACCATCGCCAATGCCTATAGCCACGCCAATCTTGGCCCCAAGGCTACCCGTGCAGGCAGGCTTCTGCTGGAGCTTGAGCAGGAGCTGCTGCTGGAGGTTCCCAACTTTTCTCTGAAATATGACCCTGACATCACCCCGGATGATTTTGCAGAACAGGCCATACTCTGCTCTCTCAAATGCGGCAACCCCGCCATTGCAAATCACAAAGCCCATAAGGATACCTATAGCTTTGACTACGGCATTTCCTCCTGCTACAACGTGCTGCCTCAAAGGGGCGGCGCCTATACCCTTTCCCGTGTGGTTCTCCCCCGGCTTGCTAAGCTTGCTACAAGCGCCGAGGATTTTGTGGAAAACCTCCTGCCCGATGCCTTGCAGGAGCTGGGCACCTATATGAACGAGCGCATTCGCTTTTTGGTGGAGGATTCCGGCTATTTTAAATCCGACTTTCTGGTCAAGGAAGGTCTGGTGGACAGAGACCGCTTTGTGGGCATGTTTGGCGTTGCCGGATTGTGCGACTGCGTGAACAATTTGCTGAAAGATCAGGATAAGCGCTATGGCCGGGATAAAGAAGCGGATGATCTTGCCGAGCGGATTCTCCAGACCATTGCAAAGTTCACCTCGGAATTTGAAGCCGTTTATTCAGAAGTAGCGGGAAACCGCCTGATGATGCACGCACAGGCAGGCCTTTCCACCGATGAGGGGGTCACCTCCGGTGTTCGCATTTCGGTTGGAGGCGAGCCGGAAAATCTATTGGATCATTTCCGCCACTCGGCCCGATTCCATCAATACTTCCCCACCGGATGCAGTGATATCTTCCCCTTTGATTACACAGCCAACCGCAACCCGGCTGCCCTGCTTGATATTGTGAAGGGTGCCTTCTCCATTGGGGATAAATACTGCGCTTTTTATGGGGCGGATGGCGACCTGGTGCGCATCACCGGCTATCTGGTGAAGAAAAGCGAAATGGAAAAATACAACAGCGGTGAAGTGGTGCTGCAGGATAACATCATCAACGGCAGCAGCAACTATAAGCTGAACCGACTCAAAGACAGGAAGGTACGTGTAGTTTAA
- a CDS encoding substrate-binding domain-containing protein gives MKKLIASLLTLVMLFTLVACGGGSAAQANNTPSASGAASAPAGSEAEKTSTADEVYTIAFIAKSATSNWGMRQGEGVTKFNDEFGYEVIYDAPDSKDSAQQIALVETYMAQGVNAIIVVPFDVEAMEPTLKRAREQGIKVITHEASASKETDYDIEAVTSEDFGTFGMETIAEQVGDKAGTYVYMVGYFTNGSHNAWGDAAEARAAKFPNLTVAERVESTESFEGAQAKTMELIKAYPDLVAIQASSSGDLPGICNALEEANLIGKVAVGGLGIPSYMEQYFANESVKSCITWDPKNAAYAACMAAKLTLQGETISEGTNLGQGYDAVKVDGNVVIGSDINLITAENWASFGF, from the coding sequence ATGAAAAAGCTTATTGCATCACTGCTCACTCTTGTTATGCTGTTTACCCTTGTTGCGTGTGGCGGAGGCTCGGCAGCACAAGCCAATAACACCCCATCTGCCAGTGGAGCAGCTTCTGCCCCTGCGGGCAGCGAAGCAGAGAAGACCTCCACAGCAGACGAAGTATATACCATTGCCTTTATCGCAAAATCTGCCACCAGCAACTGGGGCATGCGTCAGGGTGAGGGTGTAACCAAGTTCAACGATGAATTTGGCTATGAAGTTATTTACGATGCACCTGATTCCAAGGATTCGGCCCAGCAGATTGCGTTGGTTGAAACCTATATGGCGCAGGGAGTTAATGCCATTATTGTTGTTCCCTTTGATGTTGAGGCCATGGAGCCCACGTTGAAACGTGCACGGGAGCAGGGCATCAAAGTTATCACCCACGAGGCATCTGCCAGCAAAGAAACCGACTATGACATCGAGGCTGTAACCAGCGAGGATTTTGGCACCTTTGGTATGGAAACCATCGCAGAGCAGGTGGGTGACAAAGCGGGTACTTATGTTTATATGGTCGGTTACTTCACCAATGGCTCTCACAATGCATGGGGAGATGCGGCCGAAGCCAGAGCAGCCAAATTCCCAAACCTGACTGTAGCTGAGCGGGTAGAATCCACCGAAAGCTTCGAGGGTGCACAGGCAAAAACCATGGAGCTGATCAAGGCTTACCCGGATCTTGTGGCCATTCAAGCCTCCTCTTCCGGCGATCTGCCCGGCATTTGCAATGCTTTGGAGGAAGCCAACCTGATTGGTAAGGTTGCCGTAGGCGGTTTGGGCATTCCCTCTTATATGGAGCAATATTTCGCAAATGAATCGGTTAAATCGTGCATCACATGGGACCCCAAAAATGCGGCCTATGCTGCCTGCATGGCGGCCAAGCTGACTTTGCAGGGTGAAACCATTAGCGAAGGCACTAACCTTGGCCAAGGCTATGACGCTGTTAAGGTGGACGGCAACGTGGTAATCGGCAGCGATATTAACCTGATTACCGCCGAAAACTGGGCAAGCTTCGGCTTCTAA
- a CDS encoding ABC transporter permease, translating to MKSKSFLKEKLTRHEVFMVLAIFVLGMIIQARSGQFFDSNNLVDMARASITPCTFAVGTYMVLASGGIDLSFPAISALTSYIVVVGQLQLDPGGDGNVLLGYVMCLIIGGLFGALNGFLISYYRLPAMIVTMGTSNLYWGILFGPLKNLTFNLPANLNKWSRTYLFTATNAETGISATLPALAITTIAIIILAWFLMNKTMVGRGLYAIGGNIDAASRVGFNVLLLQVLVYALAGGFAGIAGYNRVVTARILNTVFTDGTEMTIIAGVVLGGVRITGGVGTLGGALLGTVFLTILTNSLLLLGLSPYWANAATGIIIILGIGVTGLQVMMERKKRIKRNEEEQMRARGEVL from the coding sequence ATGAAATCAAAATCATTTCTAAAAGAAAAATTAACCCGGCATGAGGTTTTTATGGTGCTGGCTATTTTTGTTCTGGGTATGATTATTCAGGCCCGAAGCGGCCAGTTCTTCGATTCAAACAATTTGGTGGATATGGCTCGGGCCAGCATCACACCCTGCACCTTCGCCGTTGGTACATATATGGTGCTCGCCTCCGGGGGAATCGATCTTTCCTTTCCGGCGATTTCAGCACTTACATCCTACATTGTTGTAGTTGGTCAGCTTCAGCTTGATCCGGGCGGTGATGGCAATGTGCTGCTGGGTTATGTGATGTGCCTGATTATCGGTGGGCTGTTCGGTGCGCTGAATGGCTTTCTTATCAGCTATTACCGGCTGCCAGCCATGATTGTCACAATGGGTACCTCCAATCTGTATTGGGGCATTTTGTTTGGGCCGCTCAAAAATCTGACTTTCAATCTGCCTGCCAACCTGAACAAATGGTCCCGTACCTATTTATTTACAGCAACCAACGCCGAAACAGGCATCTCGGCGACCTTGCCGGCTTTGGCGATCACCACGATTGCCATTATTATTTTGGCTTGGTTTCTGATGAACAAGACCATGGTTGGGCGTGGCCTCTATGCCATTGGCGGCAATATTGATGCGGCTTCCCGAGTGGGCTTCAACGTACTGCTTTTGCAGGTGCTTGTCTATGCACTTGCTGGTGGGTTTGCAGGTATTGCCGGTTATAACCGTGTTGTTACAGCCCGGATTTTAAACACAGTCTTTACCGATGGCACCGAAATGACCATTATTGCCGGTGTTGTGCTGGGCGGTGTCCGGATTACCGGTGGTGTTGGAACACTCGGCGGTGCGCTGCTGGGAACGGTATTTCTCACTATCCTGACAAACAGCTTGCTGCTTCTGGGGTTGTCTCCCTATTGGGCCAATGCGGCAACCGGCATCATTATCATCTTAGGCATTGGTGTAACCGGCCTTCAGGTGATGATGGAGCGCAAAAAACGCATTAAACGAAATGAAGAAGAGCAAATGCGAGCGAGGGGAGAGGTGCTGTAA
- a CDS encoding Crp/Fnr family transcriptional regulator: MNILENFTALLEASAQDQVNKLFAHFPEAFMPYLSFKEYAAEHVLLRAYDKAESICFLLAGQVRAIKEHENGSVYSFARFEPLYLFGEFEAFAGTAVFKSTLICETDCSIMKMPAEIFLQWMGGDAKALFLRTQSITQQLLEQTRNERSYLFFSGKERLLSYLAAEYRKNHKNKSCIIEASRQQIADEIGFSLKTVQRNLKGLKESGLIQTQGRAISLDESQYDKIVALCDANAMQTMEEL; this comes from the coding sequence ATGAATATTTTAGAGAATTTCACCGCTTTGCTGGAAGCCTCTGCACAAGATCAGGTAAACAAGCTGTTTGCGCATTTTCCTGAAGCATTCATGCCTTATCTATCCTTCAAAGAATATGCGGCAGAGCACGTTCTGCTGCGAGCCTATGATAAAGCCGAAAGCATCTGCTTTTTGCTGGCCGGGCAGGTTCGGGCAATCAAGGAGCACGAAAACGGCAGTGTATATTCCTTTGCAAGATTTGAGCCGCTTTATCTTTTTGGGGAATTCGAAGCCTTTGCGGGCACCGCGGTTTTCAAAAGCACCCTCATATGTGAGACAGACTGCTCCATTATGAAAATGCCTGCGGAAATTTTTTTGCAGTGGATGGGGGGCGATGCAAAGGCACTGTTTCTGCGCACCCAAAGCATCACCCAGCAGTTGTTGGAGCAAACCCGCAACGAACGCAGCTATCTGTTTTTTTCGGGGAAAGAAAGGCTGCTCAGCTATCTGGCCGCTGAATATCGCAAAAATCACAAAAATAAGTCTTGTATCATAGAAGCAAGCAGGCAGCAAATAGCCGATGAAATTGGCTTCAGCCTCAAAACAGTTCAGAGAAACCTCAAGGGTTTAAAGGAAAGCGGCCTGATTCAAACCCAAGGCAGGGCAATCAGCTTGGATGAATCCCAGTATGACAAAATTGTTGCTCTTTGCGATGCCAATGCCATGCAAACCATGGAGGAACTATAA
- a CDS encoding sugar ABC transporter ATP-binding protein has product MEQAQATPFIRMRGISKAFGGVQALKNVDLDLYPGEVHALAGENGCGKSTLIKILSGVYEADSGTIEINGQEFKKMTPLESVRLGIQIIYQDFSIFPNLTVRENIALSAEIMTNRKLVNKKRINHIATSALEKMNLNLDPDVRVEQLSVADKQLVALTRAIHHNAKLIVMDEPTSALTYKEVLRLYDVIDGLKKEGIAVVIVSHKIDEVFHISEKYTILRNGQHITSGNVAELTRDSFTYYMTGRDLRFTKMERTIEQDTIMEVKNLSVKGAFSNISFTLNRGEMLAIVGFLGSGRTELAQSIFGITPADSGSVYIDGKETVIKGVEDAEKHGIGYIPEDRLTEGLFMRRSIMDNAIVTNIDSHTNKLGVINQKRAEEEGTTWMKAMRLNTDKYERAVSTLSGGNQQKVILARWLATEPKIFILNSPTVGVDIGAKFDLHAILRELSEQGMSIIMISDDIPEVLACSDRIMVMRDGRFIAELVTRDTDEEEINKILYTV; this is encoded by the coding sequence ATGGAACAAGCGCAGGCTACACCTTTTATTCGTATGAGGGGAATCTCAAAAGCCTTTGGCGGTGTTCAGGCGCTAAAGAATGTAGATTTAGATCTATACCCTGGAGAGGTACATGCGTTAGCGGGCGAAAATGGATGTGGAAAATCGACCCTCATTAAGATATTATCCGGTGTTTATGAGGCGGATTCGGGTACCATTGAGATAAACGGCCAGGAATTCAAAAAAATGACACCGTTGGAGTCAGTACGGCTGGGCATTCAGATTATTTATCAGGATTTTTCTATTTTCCCTAACTTAACGGTTCGGGAGAATATTGCACTCAGTGCAGAAATTATGACAAACCGCAAGCTGGTCAATAAAAAGCGCATCAACCACATTGCCACTTCGGCACTGGAAAAAATGAACCTGAATTTGGATCCCGATGTCCGGGTGGAACAGCTCTCGGTTGCGGATAAACAGTTGGTGGCACTCACCAGAGCCATTCACCACAACGCCAAACTAATTGTGATGGATGAGCCAACCTCCGCACTGACCTATAAAGAGGTTCTGCGCCTGTATGATGTCATCGACGGGCTGAAAAAAGAGGGAATTGCGGTTGTTATAGTCAGCCATAAGATTGATGAGGTCTTCCATATTTCTGAAAAATACACCATTTTGCGCAATGGGCAGCATATTACAAGCGGAAATGTGGCCGAGCTGACACGAGATTCTTTTACATACTATATGACAGGCCGGGATCTTCGTTTTACTAAAATGGAACGCACCATTGAGCAGGATACGATCATGGAGGTTAAAAACCTTTCGGTCAAGGGAGCCTTTTCCAATATAAGCTTTACTCTCAATCGGGGGGAAATGCTGGCGATCGTCGGCTTTTTGGGTTCCGGGCGCACGGAGCTTGCTCAGTCCATCTTCGGCATTACACCTGCTGATAGCGGGAGCGTTTACATCGACGGAAAAGAAACCGTTATAAAAGGCGTGGAAGATGCGGAAAAGCATGGGATCGGTTATATTCCGGAGGATCGCTTAACAGAAGGGCTGTTTATGCGCCGCTCCATTATGGATAATGCCATTGTAACCAATATTGACAGCCACACCAATAAGCTGGGTGTTATCAATCAGAAGAGGGCGGAAGAAGAAGGGACCACGTGGATGAAGGCCATGCGCCTGAATACCGATAAATATGAACGGGCTGTCTCGACCCTCAGCGGAGGCAATCAGCAAAAGGTCATACTGGCCAGATGGCTGGCTACGGAACCGAAAATCTTTATTCTCAATTCCCCAACGGTGGGTGTTGATATTGGAGCCAAGTTTGATCTGCACGCAATTCTTCGTGAACTTTCTGAGCAGGGAATGAGCATTATTATGATTTCGGATGATATTCCCGAAGTGCTGGCCTGCAGCGACCGCATTATGGTTATGCGTGACGGGCGGTTTATTGCGGAGCTGGTAACCCGTGACACCGACGAAGAAGAGATCAACAAAATTCTCTATACCGTATGA
- a CDS encoding dihydrodipicolinate synthase family protein, producing MSKNQKHTLRGVVPAIVTPMKEDGEISFSLLEKQAQYLKDVGVHGLFVCGGTGEGAYLSIEEKKEVYKCVRNVVGHDLFICLAAISSNTHSALKEIDAFSDLDPDFLVSTTPYYHGADQNVILEHYRRVIEHSFAPVIVYNIPSATANPIALETILTLSEMDNVAGVKDSSGDFCQFSRGLFGPRKEGFSWIQGEDYLAAPALLCGANGVVTGLSNARAEAFVEMYNASVAGDTATVARCQAKINVLYKIVPVGGFKNGNAGIKAVGELAGRGSRYMRQPGLTLSDEQMRRIAAVMEEYDAL from the coding sequence ATGAGTAAAAACCAAAAACATACGCTGCGCGGAGTTGTTCCCGCCATTGTCACACCCATGAAGGAAGATGGTGAGATTTCCTTTTCCCTGCTGGAAAAGCAGGCGCAGTATTTAAAAGATGTGGGTGTTCACGGTCTGTTTGTTTGTGGCGGAACAGGTGAAGGTGCTTACCTATCTATAGAAGAGAAAAAGGAAGTTTATAAATGTGTGCGCAATGTGGTGGGGCATGATCTGTTCATCTGCCTTGCGGCCATCAGCTCCAATACACATTCGGCCTTGAAAGAAATCGATGCTTTCAGCGATCTGGACCCGGATTTCTTAGTTTCCACTACCCCTTATTACCATGGCGCCGACCAGAATGTGATTTTGGAGCACTATCGTCGGGTTATTGAGCATTCCTTTGCACCGGTTATTGTTTATAACATCCCCTCTGCCACGGCAAACCCCATTGCCCTGGAAACCATTCTCACACTGAGCGAGATGGACAATGTGGCTGGTGTCAAGGATTCTTCCGGTGATTTCTGCCAGTTCAGCCGTGGTTTGTTTGGCCCCCGCAAGGAAGGCTTTTCATGGATTCAGGGCGAAGATTATCTGGCGGCACCTGCACTTCTCTGCGGTGCGAACGGTGTTGTAACCGGTTTGAGCAACGCACGGGCAGAGGCATTTGTGGAGATGTATAACGCCTCTGTGGCCGGTGATACTGCCACCGTAGCCCGGTGCCAAGCCAAGATCAATGTACTGTATAAAATCGTGCCGGTTGGCGGATTTAAAAACGGAAATGCAGGCATTAAGGCCGTTGGTGAATTGGCAGGCCGTGGAAGCCGCTATATGCGCCAGCCGGGTCTGACCCTCAGCGATGAGCAAATGCGCAGAATTGCCGCCGTGATGGAAGAATACGACGCACTGTGA
- a CDS encoding ABC transporter permease, producing the protein MEKQSTIKKPGFSNAHLTRLIILFLGVLILSGVSNNWMIISGPVVSNMLRQMPEFGVISLGIMLTRISGRIDLSVVGTANLSSAVATFFMRSFIGEGAGAGRTVLGIFLAFVIALCIGALCGAFNGFLIYRLEMPAFIATIGTGSFYTGIGMILTKGTTVSGVPEAYQKLITKTFGPIPLTMIVYVISAAVMAFLLYKTSFGLQLYLSGTSMKASEFAGINSREIIFKPYIIAGCMSVLGGMIMVGRFNSVNMVNGSSYALLGVLICMIGGINPSGGQGRVEGVVLGTMLIQLITTTLAQYRQINSYYNKLVIGALMILFMIFNYYMDIRQEKRLNKNIN; encoded by the coding sequence ATGGAAAAGCAAAGCACAATTAAAAAGCCGGGATTTTCCAATGCACATTTAACCCGCCTGATCATTTTGTTTCTCGGGGTGTTGATCCTATCCGGTGTCAGCAACAATTGGATGATTATCAGCGGGCCTGTGGTGAGCAACATGCTTCGCCAAATGCCCGAGTTCGGTGTTATTTCTCTTGGCATTATGCTCACCCGTATTTCAGGGCGCATTGATCTTTCTGTGGTGGGAACAGCAAATTTGTCCTCCGCAGTGGCCACTTTCTTTATGCGCAGCTTTATTGGGGAAGGCGCAGGAGCAGGCAGAACAGTTCTTGGCATTTTTCTTGCTTTTGTTATTGCTCTGTGCATTGGTGCACTGTGCGGTGCATTCAATGGATTTCTGATTTATAGGCTGGAGATGCCGGCATTTATTGCCACCATTGGCACAGGCTCCTTTTATACCGGTATCGGCATGATTCTTACCAAGGGAACCACTGTCAGCGGTGTGCCCGAGGCCTATCAAAAGCTGATTACCAAAACCTTTGGGCCGATTCCGCTGACCATGATTGTCTATGTAATCAGTGCGGCTGTGATGGCCTTTCTGCTCTACAAAACCAGCTTTGGTTTGCAGCTTTATTTATCGGGAACCAGCATGAAAGCCTCCGAGTTTGCGGGTATCAACAGCCGTGAAATTATATTCAAGCCTTATATCATTGCCGGGTGTATGAGTGTGTTGGGCGGTATGATTATGGTGGGCCGTTTCAACTCGGTTAATATGGTCAACGGCAGCAGCTATGCATTGCTGGGCGTGCTGATTTGTATGATTGGCGGCATTAACCCCAGCGGCGGGCAAGGCCGGGTAGAAGGTGTTGTGCTTGGCACCATGCTGATTCAGTTGATTACCACCACGCTGGCACAATACCGCCAAATCAACTCCTATTATAATAAGCTGGTCATTGGTGCGCTGATGATTTTGTTCATGATCTTCAACTATTATATGGACATTCGGCAGGAAAAACGCTTGAACAAAAATATAAACTGA